Proteins encoded together in one uncultured Desulfosarcina sp. window:
- a CDS encoding DUF945 family protein: protein MKKAIVAVLAVILAGVVCIPFASGLVMEKTIRKAFTDLNDMYADTGAGYRLEIVDYHRGYLASNIEWKVDLGALKNIYPIQEVIFKDTAKHGFAGVVSTTSLRENPWYETFVAEKLQGRDPVHITTRYGLTGSIESTVVLDPFSVVVDNETIDVQAGSMATKTDSELKHFTSSGNWAGLSAGEAVSIGQTSLESELTRFTTFVWNGDFSFAMRDVNIHEKQNSFEMKEMKGSYLLGLNEDRSKINGEALFSIDGIKTDRQTVDKASVRLAANGLDVEGYETFMQMYTQNMSQVLGSMAAMDENSEEVAEAMKKQMAAVGLQMIAAYEKMLKQGLEFKVSDLDVQLDNGQIKGDMTLRLLKDMTFMQFAPVVSQPELLFDIFYLKSNLSLPEHLIGENPKLLAPLYPGMQTGLFVKNGGNLVHAAETIDGKLMLNNREMILSPQNL from the coding sequence ATGAAAAAAGCAATCGTCGCAGTGTTAGCAGTGATCCTTGCGGGTGTGGTGTGCATTCCCTTTGCAAGCGGTCTGGTAATGGAAAAAACCATTCGCAAAGCGTTTACGGACCTGAATGACATGTATGCCGATACAGGCGCCGGTTATCGGTTGGAAATTGTCGACTACCACCGGGGATATCTGGCATCGAACATCGAGTGGAAGGTTGACCTTGGCGCACTCAAGAACATCTATCCGATCCAAGAAGTCATTTTCAAAGATACCGCCAAGCATGGATTCGCCGGTGTTGTGTCAACCACCAGCCTCCGGGAAAATCCCTGGTATGAAACGTTTGTGGCCGAGAAACTTCAGGGCCGCGACCCGGTCCATATCACGACCCGGTACGGTCTTACAGGAAGCATCGAGAGCACGGTTGTACTGGACCCGTTTTCCGTCGTCGTCGACAATGAAACCATCGACGTCCAGGCCGGCAGCATGGCCACGAAAACGGACAGCGAACTGAAACACTTCACCTCATCGGGCAATTGGGCGGGTCTGTCGGCCGGCGAAGCCGTATCCATCGGCCAAACCTCGCTGGAATCAGAACTGACCCGGTTCACAACATTCGTCTGGAACGGGGATTTCAGCTTCGCGATGCGCGATGTCAATATCCATGAAAAGCAAAATTCTTTCGAAATGAAAGAGATGAAGGGCAGCTACCTTCTCGGCCTGAACGAAGATCGCTCGAAAATCAACGGAGAGGCGTTGTTTTCCATCGATGGGATAAAAACCGATCGGCAAACGGTCGACAAGGCGTCCGTGCGCCTGGCCGCCAATGGCCTGGATGTCGAGGGGTATGAAACGTTCATGCAGATGTACACCCAGAACATGAGCCAGGTGCTGGGCAGCATGGCCGCCATGGACGAAAATTCCGAAGAAGTTGCGGAAGCCATGAAAAAGCAAATGGCGGCAGTCGGGCTCCAGATGATTGCCGCCTATGAGAAAATGTTGAAGCAGGGGCTCGAATTCAAGGTCTCGGACCTGGACGTCCAACTCGACAATGGACAGATCAAGGGCGACATGACCCTGCGTCTTCTCAAGGACATGACGTTCATGCAGTTCGCACCCGTTGTCAGCCAGCCGGAGCTGCTTTTCGACATTTTCTATCTGAAATCGAATCTCAGCCTGCCTGAACATCTGATTGGCGAGAATCCGAAACTGCTCGCTCCGTTGTATCCCGGCATGCAGACCGGCCTTTTCGTGAAGAATGGCGGCAACCTGGTCCACGCGGCAGAAACCATCGACGGCAAACTGATGCTGAACAACCGGGAAATGATCCTGTCCCCACAGAACCTGTAG
- a CDS encoding LuxR C-terminal-related transcriptional regulator, translating into MLKALGDQLTKREALEILELSYQSLRCSKENDFKTLVLGLQEVLPFENAMCTRGNVVDILRERDLDLAIEYCDISYPSGYLEEYFENDDFTSDAVLMEFMTYLMPVSWSEVDKRCNYNYPASIKALDYNMRDGWAHGTINPVNFDCTLFFFGSSARDNSARSAKILEYVVPFYAQAYNNVLKKIAAPATDLTSREKEVLNWIKEGKSSWEISQILRCSERTVNFHVSNIKAKLGVVNRAQAVAVGLRYGVIRL; encoded by the coding sequence ATGCTGAAAGCGCTTGGGGACCAACTGACAAAAAGAGAGGCGCTCGAGATTCTTGAACTGAGCTACCAGAGCTTGCGTTGCAGCAAGGAAAACGATTTTAAGACACTGGTGCTTGGCCTTCAGGAGGTTTTGCCATTTGAGAACGCGATGTGCACGAGGGGGAACGTTGTAGATATCCTTCGGGAGCGTGATCTTGATCTGGCGATTGAATATTGCGACATCAGCTATCCTTCCGGATACCTGGAGGAATATTTCGAGAATGACGATTTCACTTCCGACGCCGTCCTCATGGAGTTCATGACCTATCTTATGCCCGTAAGTTGGTCGGAGGTCGATAAAAGGTGCAATTATAATTATCCCGCGTCAATTAAGGCACTGGATTACAACATGCGCGATGGGTGGGCGCACGGAACCATTAACCCGGTGAATTTCGATTGCACCCTGTTCTTTTTTGGCAGTTCGGCCAGGGACAACAGCGCACGGAGCGCAAAAATCCTCGAATATGTGGTCCCCTTTTACGCCCAGGCCTACAATAACGTGCTAAAAAAAATTGCCGCCCCGGCTACGGACCTGACGTCCAGGGAAAAAGAGGTCTTGAACTGGATAAAGGAAGGCAAAAGCTCCTGGGAAATTTCGCAGATTTTGAGATGTTCCGAGAGGACCGTAAATTTCCATGTTTCCAACATCAAGGCAAAGCTGGGGGTGGTCAACCGGGCGCAAGCCGTGGCGGTTGGGCTCCGGTACGGGGTAATTCGCCTGTGA
- a CDS encoding HDOD domain-containing protein has protein sequence MTESSKKIRAEGMILTAGDDQYQSPKKPLPEIGGRPVAQGPPAATGAPKVLDSIATDILQEIHRILIEQENAYQHSCEEEVFSSIWAHSARVACIAHHIATREGWQQEPALLAGLLHDSGKFIQGCYHENDAPEEEHAVRIARKVLMGSAYEKWLPTITDAILSTFLEAEATNDIGRTVYDADCLDKLGHMGVAQFFVKRALRRQFLDNALLIRAGTELTYARHAPDTLMTATGRSMARMRTARTRRFYKELLEEWTEMGLGAFTLQTEDIAGIACDLVVPVACRCGGLLTVDSDILDSLKCRSAVIAYRCPSCGFESEFSFCLPNIEGLPRKR, from the coding sequence ATGACGGAATCGTCGAAAAAAATCAGGGCCGAAGGCATGATCCTTACCGCAGGGGACGATCAATACCAATCACCGAAAAAACCGCTTCCGGAAATCGGGGGCCGCCCGGTCGCCCAGGGGCCGCCTGCGGCAACCGGCGCCCCGAAAGTTCTGGATTCCATCGCAACCGATATTCTTCAGGAAATTCACCGCATTCTGATCGAACAGGAAAACGCTTATCAGCACAGCTGCGAGGAGGAAGTCTTTTCCAGCATCTGGGCACACAGCGCACGGGTGGCCTGCATCGCCCATCACATCGCCACCCGGGAGGGCTGGCAACAGGAACCGGCCCTGCTTGCCGGCCTGCTGCACGACAGCGGCAAATTCATCCAGGGGTGCTATCACGAAAACGACGCGCCGGAAGAGGAGCATGCCGTCCGCATCGCCCGAAAGGTCCTGATGGGCAGTGCCTATGAAAAGTGGCTCCCGACGATCACCGACGCCATCCTCTCCACCTTCCTGGAGGCAGAGGCCACCAACGACATCGGACGCACGGTGTACGATGCCGACTGCCTGGACAAGTTGGGCCACATGGGTGTGGCCCAGTTTTTCGTTAAACGCGCCCTTCGACGACAATTCCTCGATAATGCGCTGCTGATACGGGCCGGCACCGAATTGACCTATGCCCGCCACGCTCCCGATACGCTCATGACCGCCACCGGAAGATCCATGGCCCGTATGCGCACTGCCCGTACACGCCGGTTTTACAAGGAATTGCTGGAGGAATGGACGGAAATGGGGCTGGGCGCCTTCACCCTGCAGACAGAGGATATCGCCGGGATTGCCTGCGATCTTGTGGTGCCGGTGGCATGCCGCTGCGGCGGATTGCTGACCGTCGATTCGGATATTCTGGATTCGTTGAAGTGCCGCTCCGCCGTCATCGCCTACCGCTGCCCGTCATGCGGTTTCGAGAGCGAATTTTCCTTCTGCCTGCCCAATATCGAGGGGCTGCCAAGGAAACGATGA
- a CDS encoding AAA family ATPase, whose amino-acid sequence MKELSEKIPDPKELEKELGDFLAKKFGGSVKLAAPIVMPQSAKTDEGEKPPKSRKTIQFDLKPQDLISYLDQYVVKQTAAKDILATKICTHFNRIKHVQNAPDTLNDMVGVIKNNVLMLGPTGVGKTYLVRLIAKKIGVPFVKGDATKFSETGYVGGDVEDLVRDLVKEADGDMQLAQYGIIYIDEIDKIASSHNLIGADVSRTGVQRALLKPMEETEVDLKVPHDPVSMLQEIDRFRKTGKKEKSSINTRHILFIMSGAFSGLDKIIAKRIADQKIGFGASISNPAREKDLLARVKSEDLVEFGFESEFVGRLPVRSVFERLTETDLADILKNPNNPIILGKKLDFAAYGIDVKFQSAALDLLAARAYDENTGARGLVSAVEGALLLFEKTLPSTGIKQLAVTREMIESPQETLDKLLDDPKNEGFRRTFEALSAQERQRIVDYVTENSDTFSEKYGLQLTASRIALAAAVYCRQVSDIEKVLKKIKAFYEETKTIELYFIKNHGINIVLEEEAIDYIIERCFASGSTPEEYYRNLTADFEHGLKLVRQKTGRTRFFITREALEKPDSYIADLLVSLEKKSAQLPLKPDNLLEGDPPE is encoded by the coding sequence ATGAAAGAATTAAGCGAAAAAATACCCGACCCCAAGGAACTCGAGAAGGAATTGGGCGACTTCCTGGCGAAAAAATTCGGCGGCAGCGTCAAGCTGGCGGCCCCCATCGTCATGCCCCAGTCCGCCAAAACCGACGAGGGTGAAAAGCCCCCCAAAAGCAGGAAAACGATCCAATTCGACCTCAAACCGCAGGATTTGATCTCCTACCTGGACCAGTACGTGGTCAAGCAGACGGCGGCCAAGGACATCCTGGCAACCAAGATCTGCACTCACTTCAACCGCATCAAGCACGTTCAAAATGCGCCCGACACCTTAAACGACATGGTGGGCGTCATCAAAAACAACGTGCTGATGCTCGGTCCCACCGGCGTGGGCAAGACCTACCTGGTGCGGCTCATCGCCAAAAAAATCGGCGTGCCTTTCGTCAAGGGCGATGCCACCAAGTTCAGCGAAACGGGCTATGTCGGCGGGGACGTGGAGGATCTGGTGCGGGACCTGGTCAAAGAGGCCGACGGGGACATGCAACTGGCCCAGTATGGCATCATCTATATCGACGAAATCGACAAAATCGCCTCCAGCCACAATCTGATCGGCGCCGATGTCTCCCGCACCGGTGTTCAGCGGGCCCTGCTCAAACCCATGGAAGAAACCGAAGTGGACTTGAAGGTTCCCCATGATCCGGTTTCCATGCTGCAGGAGATCGACCGGTTTCGGAAAACCGGAAAAAAAGAGAAAAGCAGCATCAATACCCGGCATATCCTGTTCATCATGAGCGGCGCTTTTTCCGGATTGGACAAGATCATCGCCAAGCGCATCGCCGACCAGAAAATCGGTTTCGGGGCGTCCATCTCCAACCCGGCCCGGGAAAAGGACCTTCTGGCGCGGGTAAAATCCGAAGATCTGGTTGAATTCGGCTTTGAATCCGAATTCGTCGGGCGCCTTCCCGTGCGCAGCGTGTTCGAACGGCTGACCGAAACGGATCTTGCCGACATCCTGAAAAACCCCAACAACCCGATCATATTAGGAAAAAAGCTGGACTTTGCCGCCTACGGCATCGACGTCAAATTCCAGAGCGCGGCCCTGGATCTTCTGGCCGCTCGGGCCTATGACGAGAATACAGGCGCCCGCGGTCTGGTCAGCGCCGTGGAAGGCGCCCTGCTGCTTTTCGAAAAAACGCTGCCGTCCACCGGCATCAAGCAACTGGCCGTCACCCGGGAAATGATCGAATCGCCGCAGGAAACTTTGGACAAGCTGCTGGACGACCCGAAAAACGAGGGGTTCCGGCGGACTTTCGAGGCGCTTTCCGCCCAGGAACGCCAGCGCATCGTCGATTATGTAACCGAAAACAGCGACACCTTCAGCGAAAAATACGGCCTTCAGCTGACCGCCTCGCGCATTGCCCTGGCGGCTGCGGTCTATTGCCGCCAGGTCAGCGACATTGAAAAAGTGCTCAAAAAAATCAAGGCCTTCTATGAAGAAACCAAAACCATAGAACTTTACTTTATCAAAAATCATGGTATTAACATCGTTCTGGAAGAGGAGGCCATCGATTATATCATCGAGCGCTGCTTCGCCTCCGGGAGCACGCCGGAAGAGTATTATCGGAATTTGACCGCCGATTTCGAACACGGCCTCAAGCTGGTGCGCCAGAAAACGGGGCGGACCCGTTTTTTCATCACCCGGGAAGCCCTGGAAAAGCCGGACAGCTATATTGCCGACCTTCTTGTGTCCCTGGAAAAAAAATCTGCGCAACTGCCCTTGAAGCCCGACAACCTGCTGGAAGGCGACCCCCCCGAATGA
- a CDS encoding cache domain-containing protein has product MIISLILLAAILFFTHTIKSTLDAESRAKEIRTRYIEAQRALITYEGNSVGRIIDYEIDKSLQDAKAKVKERVYEACSIAQHIYEQNVGSKSDREIQKMVIDALRPIRFSQGSGYFFMTDFNGISKLFPIDPSLEGTSIIDSRDIRGKYLVRKAIEIAKNQGEGFNHYYWTKPDKGKREFEKISYIKRFEPFGWYIGTGIYLDTIEAMTKDAISHYVDTNRFGANEQGYAFVIELLNINGGKNFGRMFANPNLPDAIGKLISDDIKDARGKMFRKEYLKGLRENGACYVDYWYSKIDNPEPSPKISYFKLAGNGRFIVAAGVYLDDVEAEINRMHADMKIQLRRDLFIIILIFLPAIITAIALFNVMSRKLRSDFDLFVDFFKRAAVTSKFIDQDKVRFNELDQLAGFANWMLTRKTEVEEALRKKHAHLEHWVSQQKRTAGELRKSEEKYRVLVENASDAIFINQDGMLKFCNPFTEKLTGYPKEELLVIPLSEIVHPEDRDYVGALHKPGLSNRQPTISDQPFRLVRKDGRNVWVQASVVLVEWEDQPATLNFLRDVTKQKELEKKLVQGQKLEAIGTLAGGIAHDFNNILSGLIGYSQLALHDVEEMPATKRKLLQILKAGERAADLVRQILSFSRSQKIERKPISPLIITKEVLKLIRATIPVNIEIKQSLKSEGFVLAGATSIHQIVMNLCTNAAHAMRETGGVLSVSLENVKLGKEDLAHQPGVKPGDFLKISVEDNGIGMTKEVQEKAFDPFYTTKGPGEGTGMGLASVHGITADLGGFVSFYSESGQGTSMHVFLPLIAEVAEIENGLEKKPVRGGTERILFVDDEPTQRDLAEDALSRYGYRVTAFSDGVAAMTHFQTNPMAYDILITDMTMPKMTGDKLTRKIRQKRPDIPVILCTGYSEIMDEKKAEALGIDAFLYKPVIIGKMLETIREVLERKM; this is encoded by the coding sequence GTGATTATATCCCTGATTCTTTTGGCCGCGATCTTGTTTTTTACCCACACCATAAAAAGCACGCTCGACGCCGAATCACGCGCCAAAGAGATCCGTACCCGATATATCGAGGCTCAACGGGCACTTATCACCTACGAGGGCAACAGCGTTGGCAGAATCATCGATTATGAGATCGACAAATCGCTTCAGGACGCCAAGGCCAAAGTCAAAGAACGGGTCTATGAAGCCTGTTCCATTGCACAACATATTTATGAACAGAATGTTGGCAGCAAATCGGACCGGGAAATACAAAAGATGGTCATCGATGCGTTGCGCCCCATTCGTTTCAGTCAGGGAAGCGGTTATTTTTTCATGACCGATTTTAATGGAATCTCGAAGCTGTTTCCCATCGATCCGAGTCTTGAAGGAACCAGTATCATCGATTCTCGGGATATTCGAGGCAAGTACCTTGTCCGGAAAGCGATAGAGATCGCTAAAAACCAGGGAGAAGGTTTCAATCATTACTACTGGACCAAGCCGGACAAGGGAAAACGGGAGTTCGAGAAGATTTCCTATATCAAACGGTTTGAACCGTTCGGCTGGTATATCGGAACCGGCATTTATCTGGATACGATCGAGGCTATGACCAAAGATGCGATATCGCACTACGTGGATACCAACCGCTTCGGGGCCAACGAGCAGGGCTACGCATTCGTAATCGAATTGTTGAACATCAACGGCGGCAAAAATTTCGGCAGGATGTTCGCCAATCCCAACCTGCCCGATGCTATCGGAAAATTGATCTCCGACGATATAAAGGACGCCAGAGGCAAGATGTTTCGCAAAGAGTACTTGAAGGGGCTGCGCGAAAACGGGGCGTGTTATGTCGACTATTGGTACTCTAAAATTGACAATCCGGAACCGAGCCCCAAAATAAGCTACTTTAAACTTGCTGGCAACGGCCGTTTCATCGTCGCGGCCGGTGTTTACCTGGATGACGTCGAAGCTGAAATCAACCGCATGCATGCGGATATGAAAATCCAGCTTCGACGGGATCTTTTTATCATCATCTTGATTTTTTTGCCGGCTATTATCACTGCCATAGCGCTGTTCAATGTCATGAGCAGAAAGCTAAGATCCGATTTCGATCTGTTCGTCGATTTTTTTAAGCGCGCCGCCGTAACTTCCAAATTTATCGACCAGGACAAGGTTCGGTTTAACGAACTCGACCAGCTGGCCGGATTTGCCAATTGGATGTTGACCCGGAAAACGGAAGTTGAAGAGGCCCTGAGAAAGAAACATGCGCATCTGGAACATTGGGTTTCGCAACAAAAAAGGACGGCAGGAGAACTTCGAAAAAGCGAAGAAAAATATCGCGTATTGGTCGAGAACGCCAGTGATGCCATTTTCATTAACCAGGATGGCATGCTAAAGTTCTGCAATCCTTTCACGGAAAAGCTGACCGGTTACCCGAAAGAAGAACTGCTCGTTATACCGCTGTCGGAAATCGTGCATCCGGAGGACCGCGATTACGTCGGGGCCTTGCACAAGCCGGGACTGTCGAACAGGCAGCCGACAATTTCGGATCAACCTTTCAGGCTTGTGCGAAAAGACGGCCGCAACGTTTGGGTTCAGGCCAGTGTCGTTCTTGTCGAGTGGGAGGATCAACCGGCAACACTCAACTTTCTGCGTGATGTGACCAAACAGAAGGAGCTTGAAAAGAAACTGGTCCAAGGCCAGAAACTCGAGGCCATTGGAACCCTGGCGGGCGGCATTGCCCATGACTTCAACAACATTCTGTCCGGGCTGATCGGCTATTCCCAGCTTGCCCTGCACGATGTCGAAGAGATGCCCGCAACGAAAAGAAAGCTGCTTCAAATTCTAAAAGCCGGAGAAAGGGCCGCCGACCTGGTCAGGCAGATCCTCTCGTTCAGCCGAAGCCAGAAGATTGAGCGCAAACCGATCAGCCCCCTTATCATTACCAAAGAAGTCCTGAAACTCATCCGGGCTACGATTCCTGTGAACATCGAAATCAAGCAATCCCTGAAGTCCGAAGGCTTTGTGCTTGCCGGTGCGACCAGTATTCATCAAATTGTAATGAACCTCTGCACGAACGCGGCCCATGCCATGCGGGAAACAGGCGGCGTTCTCTCTGTGAGCCTCGAAAATGTGAAACTGGGCAAGGAGGACCTTGCTCACCAGCCCGGCGTTAAACCCGGCGACTTCCTCAAGATTTCCGTCGAGGACAATGGCATCGGCATGACCAAAGAGGTGCAGGAAAAAGCGTTCGATCCTTTTTATACCACCAAGGGACCCGGGGAGGGAACCGGGATGGGGCTGGCGTCCGTCCACGGCATCACCGCTGACCTGGGGGGATTCGTTTCGTTTTACAGCGAATCGGGCCAGGGAACGTCCATGCACGTTTTTCTCCCATTGATTGCCGAGGTGGCCGAGATCGAAAATGGCTTAGAGAAAAAACCCGTCAGGGGCGGGACGGAGCGAATCCTGTTTGTTGACGACGAGCCGACGCAAAGGGACCTTGCCGAGGATGCGCTTTCTAGATACGGCTACCGTGTGACGGCATTTTCGGACGGCGTCGCCGCCATGACGCATTTCCAGACAAACCCCATGGCCTATGACATTCTTATCACTGATATGACCATGCCGAAAATGACGGGCGATAAACTTACCCGAAAGATTCGTCAAAAACGGCCGGACATTCCGGTGATACTATGTACCGGCTACAGCGAGATTATGGACGAAAAAAAGGCTGAAGCGTTGGGTATCGATGCCTTTTTATACAAACCGGTCATCATAGGAAAGATGCTGGAAACCATTCGCGAGGTTTTGGAACGGAAAATGTGA
- a CDS encoding nitrogen fixation protein NifQ, producing MENTIYDWLMEKRNPAAGLPEARLFARMLSFRSASAYWTVEEMLGLTELKMKALITKYFPSALKVHKEPECYKINFHAAVNQPFVCHCCGQAVTSRGAITKVDIPLFQGYPTALNRQMEVDDLKGLLLCHRSSGAAETTWFANMIAVGALGEDHLWQDLGLTGRKDVSYILKTYFTDLFNKNTGDMKWKKFFYKQLCDLEDIKVCKAPSCSVCDNYSDCFGPEDAERWAA from the coding sequence ATGGAAAACACGATCTATGACTGGCTGATGGAAAAAAGAAATCCCGCGGCAGGTTTGCCGGAGGCCCGGTTGTTCGCCAGGATGCTGTCCTTCAGGTCGGCATCCGCTTACTGGACCGTCGAGGAGATGCTTGGGTTGACAGAGTTGAAAATGAAAGCCCTTATAACCAAATACTTTCCTTCTGCCTTGAAAGTTCATAAGGAACCCGAGTGCTACAAAATCAATTTTCATGCCGCCGTTAACCAACCGTTCGTCTGCCATTGCTGCGGACAGGCGGTGACGTCCAGAGGCGCAATAACAAAGGTCGACATCCCACTATTTCAAGGATACCCCACCGCCCTGAACAGACAGATGGAGGTGGACGATTTGAAAGGACTCCTTCTTTGCCATCGGTCTTCCGGCGCTGCCGAAACGACATGGTTCGCGAATATGATTGCGGTCGGTGCCCTTGGAGAGGACCACCTCTGGCAGGACCTGGGGCTAACAGGCAGAAAAGATGTATCCTATATCCTGAAAACCTATTTTACGGATCTGTTCAACAAGAATACCGGCGACATGAAATGGAAGAAATTTTTTTATAAGCAGCTTTGCGACCTGGAGGATATAAAGGTCTGCAAGGCCCCGAGCTGTTCCGTCTGCGACAACTACTCCGATTGTTTCGGCCCGGAAGATGCTGAACGGTGGGCGGCTTAG
- a CDS encoding PHP domain-containing protein — MDAINRIQFESPDLNTLNATYTVVDLHFHSCHSDGADSVEEIAQRARQLGIGVAITDHNAIEGAVRLAGISDVFSIPGIEITSREGTHILAYFYCIDDLKAFYADHVQPYMGASVMSSIDRDVETIVRSARKYKSVVVYPHPYSAAFTGICNHSFSDAQLDRLLKMADGVEVINSENLKRWNLKSALLGFNLDRAITGGSDGHSIAQMGSVVTYAACTRSRKAFLDALSRKQAKVVGTESKLLKKIQSNGAKLKISINHYPDLVEKNIRYGKSVVRFRTSKAAEKIWQRIGDRHLKKAFYLLAGLTFLKINYNVLPLVMFSLIT, encoded by the coding sequence ATGGACGCTATCAACCGAATTCAGTTTGAATCTCCCGACCTGAATACCCTGAACGCCACCTACACGGTGGTCGATCTCCATTTCCATTCCTGTCATTCCGACGGGGCCGATTCGGTGGAGGAAATTGCCCAACGCGCCAGACAATTGGGCATCGGTGTGGCCATAACCGATCACAATGCCATCGAAGGTGCGGTCCGGCTGGCCGGCATCAGCGATGTTTTCAGCATCCCCGGCATCGAAATCACCTCCCGGGAAGGCACCCACATACTGGCTTACTTTTACTGCATCGACGATCTAAAGGCATTTTACGCCGACCATGTTCAGCCTTACATGGGAGCTTCGGTGATGTCTTCCATCGATCGGGATGTGGAGACCATCGTACGGTCCGCCAGAAAATACAAAAGCGTGGTCGTGTACCCCCATCCGTACTCCGCCGCTTTCACCGGCATCTGCAACCACAGCTTTTCCGATGCCCAGTTGGATCGGCTGCTCAAGATGGCCGACGGGGTCGAGGTGATCAATTCCGAGAACCTGAAACGCTGGAATCTGAAAAGCGCCCTGCTGGGATTCAACCTGGACCGGGCCATCACCGGCGGCAGCGACGGCCACAGTATCGCCCAGATGGGCAGCGTGGTCACTTACGCCGCCTGCACGCGCAGTCGGAAGGCCTTTCTCGACGCATTGAGCCGCAAGCAGGCCAAGGTGGTGGGAACCGAATCCAAACTGCTGAAAAAAATCCAGTCCAACGGCGCCAAGCTGAAGATCAGCATCAATCATTATCCCGACCTGGTGGAAAAGAATATCCGCTACGGCAAAAGCGTGGTTCGCTTCCGGACAAGCAAGGCCGCCGAGAAAATCTGGCAGCGCATCGGCGACAGGCATCTTAAAAAGGCGTTCTACCTGTTAGCCGGGCTGACCTTTCTGAAGATCAATTACAACGTTCTTCCTCTGGTCATGTTTTCCCTGATCACCTAA
- a CDS encoding ADP-ribosylglycohydrolase family protein, which yields MTTPCQKKPGAPDRRSRILGAMLGGAVGDALGAPVADMDIAAIRERYGKAGIFRMEAAYERTGAITDHTRMALFTAEGLILSRVRQEYAREELAVTALYHAYLRWLLTQDFQGQGELVRQHGTCAVVDGVLTGYRELFARRAPCRTCLSALRSGKMGTMDRPVNDSKSNSGLTRVAPVGLVCVDASKAFDLGCASAAITHGHPGGYLAAGFLAALLSRLASGQPLTEAVADATGILTATSGHEECLRAVEKAVAWSSGQQPVTSEVLDALGDGRTAEDALTIALCAALAADRDFRQGALTAVNHSGDSGATAAIAGSILGAGGGADGIPDEWLMELELKGLIEETAMDLFDQLCTLDYDSRYLGKA from the coding sequence ATGACGACCCCTTGCCAAAAGAAACCCGGAGCGCCGGATCGGCGCTCGCGAATCCTCGGGGCGATGCTGGGCGGCGCGGTGGGCGACGCCCTGGGAGCGCCGGTGGCCGATATGGATATTGCCGCCATTCGGGAGCGATACGGAAAGGCCGGCATTTTTCGAATGGAGGCGGCTTACGAACGCACAGGCGCCATTACTGATCATACCCGCATGGCCCTGTTTACCGCCGAAGGGCTGATTCTTTCGCGGGTTCGCCAGGAGTATGCCCGGGAAGAGCTTGCTGTGACGGCCCTGTATCATGCCTACCTGCGCTGGCTGCTGACCCAGGATTTCCAGGGGCAGGGAGAACTCGTCAGGCAGCACGGCACCTGCGCGGTGGTGGACGGCGTTCTCACAGGCTATCGGGAGCTGTTTGCAAGGCGGGCGCCCTGCCGAACCTGTTTGTCCGCACTGCGGTCGGGGAAAATGGGAACCATGGATCGGCCCGTCAACGACAGCAAGAGCAACAGCGGATTAACGCGGGTGGCGCCGGTTGGCCTGGTGTGTGTGGATGCCAGCAAGGCCTTTGACCTGGGCTGCGCATCTGCGGCGATCACCCATGGCCATCCCGGCGGTTACCTGGCGGCAGGCTTTCTGGCCGCCCTGTTGTCCCGTCTCGCATCCGGGCAACCCCTGACCGAGGCGGTGGCCGATGCCACCGGCATCCTGACCGCCACCAGCGGCCACGAAGAGTGCCTGCGGGCAGTTGAAAAGGCAGTGGCCTGGTCCTCTGGTCAGCAACCTGTTACATCGGAGGTCTTGGACGCCCTAGGGGATGGTCGGACGGCCGAAGATGCGCTGACCATTGCTTTGTGCGCCGCACTGGCCGCCGACCGGGATTTTCGGCAGGGGGCGCTGACGGCCGTCAACCACTCCGGGGACAGCGGCGCCACCGCTGCCATTGCCGGCTCGATTCTCGGCGCCGGTGGCGGCGCCGACGGGATCCCCGACGAATGGCTGATGGAACTGGAGTTGAAGGGACTGATCGAGGAAACGGCCATGGATCTTTTCGATCAGCTTTGCACCCTGGATTACGACAGCCGTTATCTGGGGAAAGCCTAA